The Methanothrix soehngenii GP6 genome has a window encoding:
- a CDS encoding flippase has protein sequence MNTIQRIAKNTIFLASSNIIGFVFSFFFLVYTTRYLGTERYGLLSFAIAFASITIFLADIGISSVIVRDVARDRSKTAIYIGNSILMKVVLAAITLMSTAAIGFALGYPFSTMKIVMVILLSLIVISFSGIISSVVSAYEIMEYISIGTVIYNLIMLTFALLAISSGVDVYGFAYVYLFSSFISLGYFALVALRKLPRPRWNIDIDLWKYMIKEAIPFGLSSVFVRVYYYVDTVMISLLILNPNEVMGWYNAAYRMVIILSFIPVTFLGSIYPIMSKFYVSSDQYLGFMYERSFKYLMAIAIPIGVGTTVLGEDLVSLVYGPAFAPSAIALQILIWSEALIFINSAFGYLFNSINRQMVVAKQTMLAAGLNIILNLFLIPQYSYIGASSATVATQLFSFLFLLHIASKEGYGLPRNMISSLLKILVACLAMVLFIRGFDHLPVPLLIVISAIIYFFLIIILRVVDNADIQMAGQLLSGIRIPRKKG, from the coding sequence GTGAATACCATTCAGAGGATAGCCAAGAACACCATATTTTTGGCCTCCTCAAATATCATTGGATTTGTATTCAGCTTCTTCTTTTTGGTCTACACCACCCGTTATCTGGGAACGGAAAGGTATGGCCTGCTCTCTTTTGCCATCGCTTTTGCCTCGATTACCATCTTCCTGGCGGATATCGGAATCTCCTCGGTGATTGTCAGAGATGTAGCCCGAGATAGGTCCAAGACGGCAATATATATTGGAAACTCCATATTAATGAAAGTCGTCCTGGCTGCGATCACCCTTATGAGCACGGCCGCCATAGGATTTGCCCTGGGCTATCCGTTCTCCACCATGAAGATAGTGATGGTGATCCTCCTCTCTCTCATCGTCATCTCCTTTTCCGGCATCATCAGCTCAGTCGTTTCCGCTTATGAGATAATGGAGTACATCTCAATAGGCACGGTAATATATAATTTAATTATGCTCACCTTCGCCCTCCTGGCCATAAGTTCAGGGGTAGATGTCTACGGCTTTGCCTATGTATACCTCTTCTCGAGCTTCATCTCTCTGGGCTATTTTGCCCTTGTAGCTCTGAGAAAGCTTCCTCGGCCCAGGTGGAATATAGATATAGACCTCTGGAAATATATGATAAAGGAGGCCATTCCCTTCGGCCTATCCTCAGTCTTTGTGAGGGTGTATTATTATGTCGATACAGTTATGATATCTTTATTGATATTAAATCCCAATGAGGTTATGGGATGGTACAATGCGGCATATCGTATGGTGATCATCCTTTCCTTTATTCCAGTGACTTTTTTGGGGTCAATATATCCCATTATGTCAAAATTTTATGTCTCTTCAGACCAATATTTAGGATTCATGTATGAGCGATCTTTCAAGTATCTGATGGCGATTGCCATTCCTATTGGAGTGGGAACAACGGTATTAGGAGAGGATTTGGTCTCCCTTGTGTACGGGCCGGCCTTCGCTCCATCAGCCATTGCCCTGCAGATATTGATCTGGTCTGAGGCATTGATCTTCATCAATTCAGCTTTTGGGTATCTATTCAATTCCATTAACCGCCAAATGGTCGTGGCCAAGCAGACCATGCTAGCCGCTGGATTGAATATAATCTTGAATCTGTTTCTGATACCTCAGTACAGCTACATAGGAGCGAGCAGCGCAACAGTGGCCACGCAGCTCTTCTCATTTCTCTTCCTCTTGCACATTGCTTCAAAAGAAGGCTATGGGCTTCCCAGGAATATGATTTCCTCTCTCCTCAAGATTCTAGTTGCCTGTCTTGCAATGGTGCTTTTCATAAGAGGATTTGACCATCTTCCGGTACCGTTATTGATAGTGATATCCGCCATTATCTATTTCTTCCTGATAATCATTTTGAGGGTAGTGGATAATGCTGATATCCAGATGGCAGGGCAGCTGCTGAGCGGGATAAGAATACCTCGCAAGAAGGGGTGA
- a CDS encoding dTDP-4-dehydrorhamnose 3,5-epimerase family protein, with protein MLPGIVIKPLKRFADERGFFTEIMRKDWKDVIQDDIVQANMSLSYPGMVRAWHRHERGQVDHFLVVRGALKICAYDDDTRELDEIISAGDNPQMVRMPGHYWHGFGVVGNEQATLIYFVNRLYDYASPDEERRPWNDPAIVPDTINGKKDERCNRTWDWFLPAFK; from the coding sequence ATGCTGCCAGGAATTGTGATAAAACCCTTGAAGAGATTCGCCGATGAGCGTGGATTTTTCACTGAGATCATGAGGAAGGACTGGAAGGATGTTATTCAGGATGACATTGTGCAGGCCAATATGTCTCTGAGCTATCCGGGCATGGTAAGGGCCTGGCACCGGCATGAGAGAGGACAGGTAGATCATTTCCTTGTAGTTCGAGGCGCGCTTAAGATCTGCGCTTACGATGATGATACCCGGGAGCTTGATGAGATCATCTCCGCGGGAGACAATCCCCAGATGGTCAGGATGCCAGGGCATTACTGGCATGGCTTTGGGGTTGTGGGAAATGAACAGGCCACGCTGATTTATTTCGTAAACCGGCTTTATGATTATGCCAGTCCCGATGAGGAGAGAAGGCCCTGGAATGATCCGGCTATCGTTCCGGATACGATCAATGGCAAAAAGGACGAGCGCTGCAATAGAACATGGGATTGGTTTCTTCCAGCGTTCAAGTGA
- the rfbD gene encoding dTDP-4-dehydrorhamnose reductase: protein MRIFITGGSGLAGSKLAEMALARGEQVYSGYAHNQPPYGKEVKFDLLDANGIRDTIERMRPDVIVHSAALTDVDRCERKKDLAYRINVEGTRTIAEAARKAGSYLVYISTDYVFDGQRGLYREEEETNPVSYYGLSKLLGEQFCLDQGCIARTCVIYGSRPASGKVNFALWLLNALKSGKEVRVVTDQFITPTLNSNLAAMVLEAANRNLSGIYHLSGAARVSRYDFACELARAFDIDRRLIIPSQMSDIGWLARRPMDSSLDTSKASRTLKNRPLNLYESLQVLRDEIL from the coding sequence ATGAGAATCTTCATAACCGGTGGCAGCGGCCTTGCGGGAAGCAAGCTGGCAGAGATGGCCTTGGCCAGGGGAGAGCAGGTCTATAGCGGATATGCTCATAACCAGCCCCCCTATGGAAAAGAGGTAAAATTCGATCTCTTGGACGCAAATGGCATCCGCGATACCATCGAGAGGATGAGGCCGGATGTAATCGTGCACAGCGCCGCCCTGACCGATGTGGATCGATGTGAACGGAAAAAGGATTTGGCCTACAGGATTAATGTGGAAGGGACTCGGACGATAGCAGAGGCGGCGAGAAAGGCCGGCTCTTATCTGGTCTACATATCGACGGACTACGTCTTCGATGGCCAGCGGGGGCTGTACCGGGAGGAGGAGGAGACGAACCCGGTTAGCTATTACGGCCTTTCCAAGCTCCTGGGAGAGCAGTTCTGTCTGGATCAGGGGTGTATTGCCAGGACCTGTGTGATCTATGGCAGCCGGCCGGCCAGCGGCAAGGTCAACTTCGCCCTATGGTTGTTAAACGCCCTTAAATCAGGCAAAGAGGTGAGGGTGGTCACAGATCAGTTCATAACCCCCACCCTGAACAGCAATCTGGCGGCAATGGTACTGGAGGCGGCGAACCGGAATCTATCCGGGATCTATCATCTCTCAGGAGCCGCCAGGGTATCCAGATATGATTTTGCCTGCGAGCTGGCCAGGGCATTCGACATTGATCGCCGACTGATCATCCCCTCTCAGATGAGCGACATCGGTTGGCTGGCAAGAAGGCCAATGGATTCATCCCTGGATACCAGCAAAGCCAGCAGGACGCTGAAAAATAGGCCCCTCAACCTTTATGAATCCCTGCAAGTGTTAAGAGATGAGATTCTATAG
- the rfbB gene encoding dTDP-glucose 4,6-dehydratase, with the protein MNLLVTGGLGFIGSNFIRLMLNRHDDCRILNLDAQGFGSNIQNLADYKDDRRYTFFRGDIADSSLVSSLVEKADLVVNFAAETHVDRSISRPDSFLHSNVNGVFCLLEAIRDHNPSVRYVQISTDEVYGDILRGSSTEDSTLRPSSPYSASKAAGDVFVLAYARTYGLEAMITRCTNNYGPYQFPEKLIPKTIIRAKEGLKIPIYGTGENVRDWIYVTDHCRAVEQVLNRGRRGEIYNISAGEERTNLFIAKFILEMLGKSEDQIEFVEDRPGHDARYSLDSSRIRKELGWRPERSFEEGLQTTVEWYLQNPDWYGPLVNDSVLSATPWRLKW; encoded by the coding sequence ATGAATCTTCTTGTTACCGGGGGCCTTGGCTTTATCGGCAGCAACTTCATCCGATTAATGCTGAACCGGCATGATGACTGCAGAATCCTGAACCTGGACGCCCAAGGTTTCGGCTCCAACATCCAGAACCTGGCGGACTATAAGGATGACAGGAGGTACACCTTTTTCCGGGGGGATATAGCCGATAGCAGCCTGGTATCCAGTCTGGTGGAAAAGGCGGATCTGGTGGTGAACTTCGCTGCTGAGACCCATGTGGACCGGTCCATCTCCCGACCCGACTCATTCCTGCATAGCAATGTCAATGGGGTCTTTTGCCTGCTGGAGGCCATAAGAGATCATAATCCTTCCGTCAGATATGTCCAGATCTCAACCGACGAGGTCTATGGGGACATCCTCAGGGGCTCATCCACTGAGGATTCGACATTGCGGCCCTCATCCCCCTATTCCGCCAGCAAAGCGGCAGGGGACGTATTCGTCCTGGCCTATGCCCGAACCTACGGCCTGGAGGCCATGATCACCCGCTGCACCAACAATTACGGGCCCTACCAGTTTCCCGAAAAGCTGATTCCCAAGACCATAATAAGGGCTAAGGAAGGGCTGAAGATCCCCATTTACGGCACAGGAGAGAATGTGAGAGACTGGATCTATGTGACAGATCACTGCCGGGCGGTAGAGCAGGTTCTCAATAGGGGGAGAAGGGGCGAGATCTATAATATCTCTGCCGGAGAGGAGAGGACCAATCTGTTTATCGCTAAATTCATTCTCGAGATGCTGGGCAAAAGCGAGGATCAGATCGAGTTTGTGGAGGATAGGCCGGGACACGATGCCCGCTACAGCCTGGACTCGTCCCGGATCAGAAAGGAGCTGGGCTGGCGGCCTGAGCGGAGCTTTGAGGAAGGGCTTCAGACGACAGTGGAATGGTATCTGCAGAACCCTGATTGGTACGGCCCGCTGGTGAACGATTCGGTATTGAGTGCCACCCCCTGGCGGCTGAAGTGGTAG
- a CDS encoding glucose-1-phosphate thymidylyltransferase, whose product MKALILSGGSGTRLRPLTYSQQKQLIPVANKPVLFYALEDVIEAGADEIGIILGPNKEQVIETVRSADWSVPIKFIYQGEPKGLAHTILVAEDFLDEDFVMYLGDNILRDGIVSHEKRFHSLGSSASVLLTPVDDPQRFGVADLNPDGSIRRLVEKPKVPPSNYALVGVYFFTPLIIEACKSIKPSWRNELEITDAIQWLIENGHKVDASFVEGWWKDTGKPEDIFEANRLILDDIDGRCDGEVEESRIMGRVVMEEGTRIRRSVVKGPCIIGRDSIISDSYIGPYTSIGIGCQICGTEVEDSIIMDESRIVNAGKVVESLIGRNVRIKECDSLPRGSRMIVGDNSDISL is encoded by the coding sequence GTGAAGGCGCTCATACTTTCAGGCGGCTCAGGGACGAGACTGCGACCTCTGACCTATTCGCAGCAAAAACAGCTCATTCCCGTAGCCAATAAACCAGTTCTTTTCTATGCCCTCGAGGATGTGATCGAGGCCGGGGCGGACGAGATCGGCATAATCCTGGGGCCGAACAAGGAGCAGGTCATAGAGACAGTGCGATCCGCAGATTGGTCGGTCCCCATCAAATTCATCTATCAGGGTGAGCCCAAGGGACTTGCCCACACCATCCTGGTGGCGGAGGATTTCCTGGATGAAGATTTTGTTATGTACCTGGGGGACAATATCCTAAGAGACGGCATAGTCAGCCATGAGAAGCGTTTTCATAGTCTGGGCAGCAGCGCAAGCGTTCTGCTCACCCCGGTCGACGATCCTCAGCGCTTCGGTGTGGCCGACCTGAACCCGGACGGGAGCATCAGGCGCCTGGTGGAGAAGCCCAAAGTCCCTCCCTCCAATTATGCCCTGGTGGGGGTGTACTTCTTCACCCCATTGATCATAGAGGCCTGCAAATCCATCAAACCATCCTGGAGGAATGAGCTGGAGATCACCGACGCCATTCAGTGGCTGATTGAGAATGGCCATAAGGTGGATGCCTCCTTTGTGGAGGGGTGGTGGAAGGATACCGGAAAGCCAGAGGACATATTCGAGGCCAATCGCCTGATCCTGGACGATATCGATGGAAGGTGCGATGGCGAGGTGGAGGAGTCCCGGATCATGGGAAGGGTGGTAATGGAAGAGGGAACCAGAATCAGAAGGTCGGTGGTAAAGGGGCCCTGCATCATCGGAAGGGACAGCATTATATCCGATTCATATATTGGCCCTTACACCTCAATTGGCATCGGCTGTCAGATATGCGGCACGGAGGTAGAGGACTCGATCATCATGGATGAAAGCAGGATAGTTAATGCTGGAAAAGTGGTAGAGAGCCTGATCGGCAGGAACGTCAGGATCAAGGAATGCGATAGCCTGCCAAGAGGAAGCCGGATGATCGTGGGAGATAACTCCGATATATCGCTGTGA
- a CDS encoding homocitrate synthase family protein, with product MQDYSLNQFLSLAGTPPLDIEICDVTLRDGEQMPGVVFRADEKLDIALRLDEIGVEVIEAGFPVVSAAEMNAVKEVCNLGLKAKISALSRSVKKDVDAAIDCGVDMISVFIATSDLHLKHKLHMSCPEAIACALQTVEYAKDHGLIVRFSAEDATRTDFETLKKLYKKAEEYHADYVSVADTVGIMNPRTTYYMISELRKSIKTPICMHCHDDLGMALANTLAGAEAGARQLHTTVNGIGERSGNTPLEELLIALRLHYDIESYDLSKIKDLSQLVQTYSDVPVAKNKAVVGTNAFSHESGIHVAAVLEEPRTYELYSPELVGAARHIIIGKHTGVKALKYITQRMGYYLKDQELGDLSERVKMCSEYKHAINCEELRKLILNMENIEVIYPGP from the coding sequence ATGCAAGACTATTCCCTGAATCAATTTCTCAGTCTGGCCGGGACTCCGCCTCTGGACATAGAGATCTGCGATGTAACTTTGCGCGATGGGGAGCAGATGCCGGGAGTGGTCTTTAGGGCCGATGAGAAGCTGGATATCGCTCTCCGGCTGGACGAGATCGGCGTGGAGGTCATTGAGGCGGGCTTTCCTGTGGTCTCTGCCGCAGAGATGAACGCGGTGAAAGAGGTCTGCAACCTGGGGCTTAAGGCCAAGATCTCTGCTCTCTCCCGATCGGTCAAGAAGGATGTTGATGCTGCTATTGACTGCGGCGTGGACATGATCAGCGTCTTCATCGCTACCTCGGACCTCCATCTCAAGCACAAGCTTCACATGAGCTGTCCTGAGGCCATAGCCTGTGCTCTCCAAACGGTCGAGTACGCCAAGGATCACGGCCTGATAGTACGCTTCTCAGCGGAAGATGCAACGCGCACCGATTTTGAAACCTTAAAGAAGCTGTACAAGAAGGCTGAGGAATACCATGCAGACTACGTGAGCGTCGCGGATACTGTGGGCATCATGAACCCCCGCACGACTTACTATATGATAAGCGAGCTTCGCAAGTCCATAAAGACCCCGATCTGCATGCATTGTCATGACGACCTGGGAATGGCCCTGGCCAACACCCTTGCTGGGGCAGAGGCGGGGGCCAGGCAATTGCATACCACAGTGAACGGAATTGGCGAGCGCAGCGGCAACACTCCCTTAGAAGAGCTCTTGATCGCCCTGAGGTTGCACTACGATATCGAGAGCTATGATCTCTCCAAGATAAAGGACCTCTCCCAGCTGGTCCAGACCTATTCCGATGTTCCAGTGGCCAAGAACAAGGCGGTAGTGGGGACCAATGCCTTCTCCCACGAGTCAGGGATTCACGTGGCTGCGGTGTTAGAGGAGCCTAGGACCTACGAGCTCTACTCCCCGGAGTTGGTGGGCGCAGCAAGGCATATCATCATCGGCAAGCACACCGGAGTCAAGGCCCTGAAGTACATCACCCAGAGGATGGGCTACTATCTTAAGGATCAAGAGCTAGGCGACCTATCAGAGAGGGTGAAGATGTGCAGCGAGTACAAACATGCCATTAACTGTGAAGAATTGAGAAAGCTGATATTGAACATGGAGAACATCGAGGTCATATACCCGGGTCCTTGA
- a CDS encoding type 1 glutamine amidotransferase, producing MNGKAKILLVDSCYEADSLSQYEFVRPVQRILERTGFPCQVCHISLLNEERLKSCDKVVLCGTALKDNEYLNHLERYTWLKEGDRPVLGICAGMQIIAAIFGGEVRSRHKPAIGLEMIEVVGESDILGPCRKIEVYHLHGLDPTLPEGFIRLAGTELSPEAFSHCSQPIWGLLFHPEVRNRWILENYANL from the coding sequence ATGAACGGCAAAGCAAAGATCCTCCTGGTGGACAGCTGCTACGAGGCCGATTCCCTCTCCCAATATGAGTTCGTCCGTCCGGTTCAAAGGATCCTGGAGAGGACAGGCTTTCCCTGCCAGGTCTGCCATATCTCCCTGCTGAATGAAGAGCGTCTGAAAAGCTGCGATAAAGTGGTTCTCTGCGGCACTGCCTTGAAGGATAACGAGTACCTGAATCATCTGGAGAGATACACCTGGCTGAAGGAAGGAGACCGGCCCGTCCTGGGGATCTGTGCCGGCATGCAGATCATCGCCGCCATCTTTGGGGGAGAGGTCAGATCGCGACACAAGCCCGCCATCGGCCTGGAGATGATCGAGGTGGTCGGGGAGTCGGATATCCTCGGTCCCTGCCGCAAAATCGAGGTCTATCATCTGCATGGCCTTGATCCCACCCTGCCCGAGGGATTCATCCGTCTGGCAGGGACAGAATTGTCTCCAGAGGCCTTCTCCCACTGCTCTCAACCCATTTGGGGACTCCTGTTCCACCCCGAGGTGCGCAACCGCTGGATTCTGGAAAATTATGCGAATCTCTAA
- a CDS encoding diphthine--ammonia ligase: MRLGVLFSGGKDSVFACWRAQERNTVACLITLLSQNPDSYMFHTPNICHTHFQAEAMHIPQLCRPTQGVKEKELEDLKSAIAEARDCYGVQGIVTGAIESIYQAARVQRICHSLDLWCFDPLWQTDQIDYLKTLLIEGFRVIISGVYAYPFDASWLGAELTEEKIMRLAQLQERYQINPSGEGGEIETFVLDGPIPLFRKRIEILRASGTYANYRGQYIIEEMRLVDK, encoded by the coding sequence ATGAGGCTAGGGGTGTTGTTTTCCGGGGGAAAGGATTCGGTATTTGCCTGCTGGAGGGCGCAGGAGAGGAATACCGTAGCCTGTCTGATAACCCTTCTCTCTCAAAATCCGGACAGCTATATGTTCCACACCCCAAACATCTGCCATACCCATTTTCAGGCCGAGGCTATGCACATCCCCCAGCTCTGCCGGCCCACTCAGGGGGTAAAGGAGAAGGAGCTGGAGGACCTGAAATCAGCCATAGCCGAAGCGCGGGACTGTTATGGCGTCCAGGGAATCGTCACCGGGGCGATCGAGTCGATCTACCAGGCGGCCAGAGTGCAGAGGATCTGCCATTCTCTTGACCTGTGGTGCTTTGATCCCCTCTGGCAGACCGATCAGATCGATTATCTTAAGACTCTCTTAATTGAAGGCTTTCGGGTGATCATCTCTGGGGTCTATGCCTACCCCTTTGATGCCAGCTGGCTGGGAGCGGAGCTCACAGAGGAGAAGATCATGAGGCTCGCCCAGCTGCAGGAGAGGTATCAGATCAATCCCTCTGGCGAGGGAGGGGAGATCGAGACCTTTGTCCTGGACGGCCCCATCCCCCTCTTTCGAAAGAGAATCGAGATCTTAAGAGCATCCGGGACCTATGCCAACTACCGGGGCCAGTACATCATTGAGGAGATGAGGCTGGTGGATAAATGA
- a CDS encoding cobyric acid synthase — MARFIVVLGTTSHSGKSTLVAALCRLLSDRGYRVAPFKSQNMSLNSWVTKSGAEIGIAQAVQARAARAEPTEFMNPILLKPKGDRTSQVIVLGKPLADKSAEEYYRDIEGLKEVVDRSVRELENEYDFIVVEGAGGAAEINLFDRDIANIYVARLLQAPIILVGDIERGGVFASLYGTVQLLPPDVRPLVRGLVINKFRGDPAILGTGLRSLEELTGVPVLGVLPYLDLDIPSEDSVSLGDKKARFSSEAVEIAVIRLPRISNFTDFEPLERRAYIRYVDLDEPLGHPDAVIIPGTKNTISDLLEMEKKGMADQIRSLQGTPILGICGGYQILGKEIIDCGVEDTEGSLPGLGLLNATTRFDQYEKRTVQVRKPVTGGGPILDRISGQEVTGYEIHMGVTASVDPAAFGDDGAVANCGLVIGTYLHGIFDNQNLRDAFLDFLYERKNSTGIKASGLKAEGKSHRANAQKGSGYRELALAVESHLDMEKVWQMLELEMPEAEDKAR, encoded by the coding sequence ATGGCCCGCTTCATCGTGGTGCTGGGCACCACCTCCCACTCCGGCAAGAGCACTCTTGTCGCTGCACTCTGCCGCCTTCTGTCCGACCGGGGATACCGCGTAGCTCCCTTCAAGTCCCAGAACATGAGCCTCAACTCCTGGGTCACAAAAAGCGGTGCGGAAATCGGCATCGCACAGGCGGTGCAGGCCCGAGCCGCCAGGGCCGAGCCTACGGAGTTCATGAACCCCATCCTCCTCAAGCCCAAGGGGGATAGAACATCCCAGGTCATAGTCCTGGGAAAGCCCCTGGCCGACAAATCGGCAGAGGAGTACTACCGGGACATTGAGGGTCTGAAAGAGGTGGTGGACCGCTCGGTAAGAGAGCTGGAGAATGAGTACGATTTCATTGTTGTGGAGGGGGCAGGAGGAGCAGCGGAGATCAACCTCTTCGACCGGGATATCGCCAACATTTACGTCGCCCGGCTGCTTCAGGCCCCCATTATCCTGGTGGGTGATATCGAGCGGGGAGGTGTCTTCGCCAGCTTATACGGCACAGTTCAGCTCTTGCCCCCGGACGTTCGCCCTCTGGTCCGGGGCCTGGTGATCAACAAGTTCCGGGGCGATCCCGCGATCCTCGGCACTGGTTTGAGGTCGCTAGAAGAGCTCACTGGCGTTCCCGTCCTGGGAGTCCTGCCCTATCTCGATTTGGACATACCATCTGAGGACTCGGTCTCCCTGGGCGACAAGAAGGCCCGCTTCTCCTCCGAAGCGGTGGAGATCGCGGTGATCAGGCTTCCCCGGATCAGCAACTTCACAGACTTCGAGCCCCTGGAGAGGAGGGCTTATATCAGATATGTGGATCTGGACGAGCCCCTGGGCCATCCGGATGCAGTGATCATACCGGGAACTAAAAACACCATATCTGACCTTCTGGAGATGGAGAAGAAGGGCATGGCGGATCAGATCAGATCCCTGCAGGGGACTCCAATCCTCGGCATCTGCGGGGGCTATCAGATCCTGGGAAAGGAGATCATCGACTGCGGGGTAGAGGATACCGAAGGCAGCCTGCCCGGGCTGGGATTGCTCAATGCTACCACCCGCTTTGACCAGTATGAGAAGAGGACGGTACAGGTGAGAAAGCCAGTCACAGGAGGTGGCCCAATACTGGATAGAATCAGCGGCCAGGAGGTCACAGGCTATGAAATTCACATGGGAGTGACAGCTTCCGTGGATCCGGCTGCCTTTGGAGATGATGGCGCAGTGGCGAACTGCGGCCTGGTGATAGGCACCTATCTGCACGGCATCTTTGACAACCAGAACTTGAGGGACGCATTCCTGGATTTCCTCTATGAGAGAAAGAATTCAACTGGGATCAAGGCGTCAGGCCTAAAGGCAGAGGGCAAGTCTCATCGGGCAAATGCCCAAAAGGGCAGTGGCTACAGAGAGCTTGCCCTGGCGGTAGAGTCCCACCTGGATATGGAAAAGGTCTGGCAGATGCTCGAATTGGAGATGCCAGAAGCTGAGGACAAGGCGAGATAG
- a CDS encoding flavodoxin family protein produces the protein MKAIGIVGSPRKNGNTDILVSRVLEGAREAGLDTSKYLLNEMKYSGCQACEYCKSHDHCRLDDDVTKLLEEMKEADAVVFGSPIYFSLFSGQFKLMEDRMYSLIDAAFVPRLRPGKKAIIVTSQADAEVENYARAADDFALALKMLGFEVADIIRMVDGITPDAVLAKGELLDMARSAGAALGGR, from the coding sequence ATGAAAGCAATAGGAATTGTGGGAAGCCCAAGAAAGAACGGCAACACAGACATCCTGGTATCAAGGGTTCTGGAAGGAGCCAGGGAGGCGGGGCTTGATACCTCCAAGTACTTGCTCAATGAGATGAAGTACTCCGGCTGCCAGGCTTGCGAGTACTGCAAGTCTCATGATCACTGCCGCCTGGATGATGACGTCACAAAGCTCTTAGAGGAGATGAAAGAAGCGGATGCCGTGGTCTTCGGCTCGCCGATATACTTCTCCCTGTTCAGCGGACAGTTCAAGCTGATGGAGGACAGGATGTACTCATTGATCGATGCGGCATTCGTCCCCCGCCTCCGCCCAGGAAAGAAGGCCATCATTGTGACCAGCCAGGCAGATGCGGAAGTTGAGAACTATGCCAGAGCAGCGGATGATTTTGCCCTCGCCCTGAAGATGCTCGGATTTGAGGTGGCGGATATTATTCGTATGGTAGATGGCATCACCCCGGATGCCGTCCTGGCTAAAGGGGAACTGCTGGATATGGCGCGGTCTGCGGGAGCTGCCCTCGGCGGTCGTTAG
- a CDS encoding Y-family DNA polymerase produces MGVVTVGADPKEGRGRGVVSSASYEAYLDLSGRVEDLDQAANLARTIMQEVLDREDLSCSVGVAPNKMLAKIGSDFRKPYGLTVISEKGAKEFLSPLGVRKIPGVGPRTEEILLDLDIRTIGQLAAADPDRLARQLGILGKRLYERAQGIDPSEVVVNYETKSIGREVTFERDIKDAAPILQMMDGLAEEIHGELIECGFRFKTITVKVRYEHFDTFTRARSLSFSTNDLDILRNNGKRLVDQFLRKKKKVRLVGLRVSALSRV; encoded by the coding sequence GTGGGAGTAGTCACCGTTGGCGCTGATCCCAAAGAGGGCAGGGGGCGGGGCGTTGTTAGCAGCGCATCTTATGAGGCCTACCTTGACCTCTCCGGTCGAGTGGAGGATCTCGATCAGGCCGCCAACCTGGCCAGGACAATAATGCAGGAGGTCCTGGATAGAGAGGATCTGAGCTGCTCGGTCGGAGTCGCCCCAAACAAGATGCTGGCTAAGATCGGCTCGGACTTCAGAAAGCCCTATGGATTGACTGTCATCAGTGAAAAGGGAGCTAAGGAGTTCCTCTCTCCTCTGGGAGTCAGGAAGATACCCGGAGTGGGGCCGAGGACGGAGGAGATACTGCTTGATCTGGATATCAGGACCATCGGCCAGCTGGCGGCAGCTGATCCCGACCGCCTGGCAAGGCAGCTGGGAATCCTCGGAAAGAGGCTCTATGAGCGTGCCCAGGGCATCGACCCCAGCGAGGTTGTAGTGAACTATGAGACCAAATCCATTGGCAGAGAGGTGACATTTGAGAGGGATATAAAAGATGCTGCCCCCATCTTGCAGATGATGGACGGGCTGGCAGAAGAGATTCATGGTGAGCTGATCGAGTGCGGCTTTCGCTTCAAGACCATCACCGTCAAGGTCAGATACGAGCACTTCGATACATTTACCCGCGCCAGGTCTCTCTCTTTTTCCACCAATGACCTGGATATTCTCCGGAACAATGGCAAACGACTGGTTGATCAATTCTTGAGAAAGAAAAAGAAGGTCAGGCTGGTTGGACTGAGGGTCTCGGCCTTAAGCAGGGTCTAA